One part of the Bdellovibrio sp. KM01 genome encodes these proteins:
- a CDS encoding MerR family transcriptional regulator — protein MMKDWLSISEFGKAAGLSIKALRIYEEKGILVPSSRSESRYRVYGRGQLSQAQAILQFKQLGFSLEEIKVLLKETSDSSLQDFLERRLQESRLDLHNLKEQILSLETILTSLKLGRELSPTERNQVMENFVAESVNKLKRRGVVDQQAEVQVAHEVSLYSEPQKMMIAGLRKIFEYAKGKNILMGPGRGNSGGSLVLYSEGYSQFNPLRYGLVPEYFSHTKMFWMDVEYSHSQEIGKMCDELSARCGLEVVAFRSPFLDILKMVQDKVGQIDFDSFSDMDPMILTAPQRLGAKGLYWCEPNELFHAFVTMSAEDRAKYSHASWDLEKFYRSQPIASPMELTILDTLRDLYQRENFLGFRSRTESDCPQNLPELKYTKGLLIYMEDWDLIFSRVANVSVAEARSIRIALRKDENAHADILAKIADPLVRDLLKDKVTKVFMKAHAVTCWWFYKRSAILKSLWEKEYLEAINDWEQKHKLTWVDFGYKTQDGSLYLKA, from the coding sequence ATGATGAAAGATTGGTTGTCTATTTCAGAATTTGGTAAGGCTGCGGGGCTTTCTATTAAAGCTTTGCGGATCTATGAGGAGAAGGGGATTTTAGTGCCTTCTTCGCGCAGTGAGAGTCGCTATCGCGTTTATGGGCGCGGGCAGCTTTCGCAGGCTCAAGCGATATTGCAGTTTAAGCAACTGGGGTTTTCGCTTGAGGAGATAAAAGTCTTATTGAAAGAGACAAGTGACAGTTCGCTGCAGGATTTTTTGGAGAGACGTCTTCAAGAGAGTCGCTTGGATCTGCATAATCTGAAAGAGCAAATTTTAAGTCTTGAAACCATTTTGACCTCTCTAAAACTGGGCAGGGAACTGTCCCCAACTGAGAGGAATCAAGTTATGGAAAACTTTGTTGCTGAAAGTGTTAATAAATTAAAACGTCGTGGCGTCGTGGATCAACAAGCTGAAGTACAAGTGGCACATGAAGTGTCGTTATACTCAGAACCCCAGAAAATGATGATTGCCGGTCTTCGCAAGATCTTTGAATACGCTAAAGGTAAAAATATTCTGATGGGGCCGGGGCGAGGGAACTCGGGTGGGAGTTTGGTGCTGTACTCGGAAGGGTATTCGCAATTCAATCCGCTTCGTTATGGATTGGTGCCGGAATATTTCTCTCATACCAAAATGTTTTGGATGGACGTGGAGTATTCGCACTCTCAAGAAATCGGCAAGATGTGTGATGAACTTTCGGCCAGGTGTGGATTAGAAGTCGTCGCCTTTCGCAGTCCCTTCTTGGATATTTTAAAAATGGTTCAAGACAAAGTCGGTCAAATTGATTTTGATTCCTTTTCTGATATGGATCCGATGATTTTGACGGCGCCGCAGAGGTTGGGTGCTAAAGGCCTTTACTGGTGTGAACCCAATGAATTGTTTCATGCTTTTGTTACGATGAGCGCTGAAGACAGAGCTAAATACAGTCATGCCAGTTGGGATCTAGAAAAATTCTATCGCAGTCAGCCTATCGCCAGTCCGATGGAATTAACTATTCTAGATACTTTAAGGGATCTCTACCAACGAGAAAACTTTTTGGGGTTCAGAAGCAGAACGGAAAGTGATTGTCCCCAGAATCTGCCCGAACTGAAGTACACCAAGGGTTTACTCATTTATATGGAAGACTGGGATTTGATTTTTTCCCGAGTTGCAAACGTCAGTGTTGCCGAGGCTCGGAGCATTCGCATTGCTCTTAGAAAAGATGAAAATGCCCATGCCGATATTCTTGCGAAAATCGCAGATCCTTTGGTGCGCGACTTATTAAAAGACAAGGTCACTAAAGTCTTTATGAAGGCGCATGCCGTGACCTGCTGGTGGTTTTACAAACGCAGCGCCATTTTGAAGTCATTGTGGGAGAAAGAATACTTAGAAGCCATTAATGATTGGGAGCAGAAGCACAAGCTCACTTGGGTGGATTTTGGTTATAAAACTCAAGATGGTTCACTGTATCTGAAAGCTTAG